One region of Carya illinoinensis cultivar Pawnee chromosome 8, C.illinoinensisPawnee_v1, whole genome shotgun sequence genomic DNA includes:
- the LOC122318566 gene encoding G patch domain-containing protein 8-like: MASSDTELEEQLLQAGNKLVDPPSSVDDLLPILDRVENCLSRVEQSPTKSMQSALSPSLKALIDDKLFRHSDADVKVAVASCISEITRITAPDAPYDDNQMKEIFQLLVSSFENLSDNSSRSYTKRTSILETVAKVRSCVVMLDLECDALILEMFQNLFKALRDYHPENVFSSMETIMTLVLEESEDISLDLLTPILASVKKDNEEVLPVARKLAERVLETCAVKVKPYLMQAVKTLGISFDDYSEVVGSICQETSSAVEQNEAHATGKDTADESKSVKSSVDEEAPEDSGRSKAIAFSEPVKPAIQSNGVTQMGEDDSLPHSNSDQKQEDGHHPDPSISMNASSNAEPDSLDTENAINIEHQPQQTTRRGRKFNSTKKSTEPSENTEPPDNSVIEDEMETEKLLEHKNHSEDVPSSTPEEDPPVEATGSPKNEKETGAKLSSPKTLDNEYGNVAPLSSRGSLPDESYSKKAGGRPKKKESLTKEATPSTDEVSEKVSEATSDLELKPTRRSGKKVPSEISTLNKTPTVVDESKKESSDSEAKPLRQTAKKVDGSSKIGDGSSSKQPEDKKRRGQVKAIREKDETKSPAKADDKEMVSSPKSVTKSIKDDHHLQETPKTNSKRKPTPGKENDSDYGENLVGSKIKVWWPKDRMFYDGVIDSFISSSKKHRVLYTDGDEEVLNLKKEKWEYIGGDSGSDGEQVADQPSPDASSEIRPPKKKAKNNSDEPTKQAKMDALPKNLPSRGGGASSSKSKGTSSKSGHKFREGNKVDGKSKDDFLKTESKSENANSGKSKDRTPRSGGSKSVGAAPKSGAKSKKNDPNTPKIGKFKDDNTSTPRASTKSKQNAEKTGKSKQDTPKSASLSKDKNPKSGGKSSVNGTGKMKLDGSSKAKEREDMKDNSSDSAKVPRSTKGKSPTSSKAQGRDSKSGKKRRRGMTG, encoded by the exons ATGGCGTCTTCGGATACAGAACTCGAAGAACAGCTTCTCCAAGCTGGGAATAAGCTCGTGGACCCTCCTTCTTCCGTGGATGACCTCCTTCCAATCCTCGAC CGTGTAGAGAATTGTCTGTCAAGAGTGGAACAGTCTCCCACCAAATCAATGCAAAGTGCACTTTCTCCATCACTGAAAGCATTGATTGATGATAAACTTTTTAGACATTCAGATGCTGATGTGAAAGTTGCAGTTGCCTCTTGCATCAGTGAAATTACAAGGATAACTGCACCTGATGCTCCTTATGACGATAACCAGATGAAG GAGATCTTTCAGTTGCTAGTATCTTCATTTGAAAATCTTTCTGACAATTCCAGCCGGTCATATACAAAGAGGACCTCAATTCTTGAAACTGTGGCCAAGGTCAGGTCATGCGTGGTGATGTTGGATCTTGAATGTGATGCTCTGATCCTTGAGATGTTCCAGAATTTATTTAAGGCATTAAG GGATTATCACCCAGAGAATGTCTTCTCATCTATGGAGACAATTATGACCCTTGTTTTGGAAGAAAGTGAAGATATATCTCTAGACTTGCTCACTCCCATCTTAGCTAGTGTGAAAAAGGACAATGAG GAAGTTCTGCCTGTAGCACGGAAGTTGGCAGAGAGAGTGCTTGAAACTTGTGCTGTGAAGGTAAAGCCTTACCTAATGCAAGCAGTGAAAACTTTGGGAATATCTTTCGATGATTATAGTGAAGTTGTTGGTTCGATATGCCAAGAGACATCTAGTGCTGTTGAGCAGAATGAAGCCCATGCAACTGGAAAAGATACG GCTGATGAGAGCAAGTCAGTGAAGTCATCTGTGGATGAGGAAGCCCCG GAGGATAGTGGGAGATCAAAAGCAATAGCTTTTTCTGAACCAGTCAAACCTGCTATTCAGAGCAATGGTGTCACACAGATGGGGGAAGATGACTCTTTGCCACATTCTAACTCTGATCAAAAGCAAGAGGATGGTCATCATCCTGATCCGTCCATAAGTATGAACGCATCGAGCAATGCTGAGCCTGATAGTTTGGACACTGAGAACGCAATAAACATAGAACACCAGCCCCAACAAACAActagaagaggaagaaaatttaACTCTACAAAAAAATCAACAGAACCTTCTGAAAACACGGAACCTCCTGACAACTCTGTCATTGAAGATGAAATGGAAACTGAGAAACTGCTGGAGCATAAAAATCACAGTGAGGATGTGCCTAGTTCAACTCCTGAGGAGGATCCACCTGTTGAGGCAACTGGGtctccaaaaaatgaaaaagagactGGTGCTAAGCTATCCTCACCTAAGACTTTGGATAATGAATATGGGAATGTTGCTCCCCTATCCTCAAGAGGTAGCCTTCCTGATGAAAGTTATTCCAAGAAGGCAGGTGGACgaccaaagaaaaaagagagcttGACTAAGGAGGCTACACCATCAACAGATGAAGTTTCAGAAAAGGTATCTGAAGCAACAAGTGATTTGGAGCTAAAACCAACAAGACGCTCAGGGAAAAAGGTTCCTAGTGAGATTTCCACTCTGAATAAAACACCGACTGTGGTAGATGAATCTAAAAAGGAAAGTAGTGATTCAGAGGCAAAACCTTTGAGGCAGACAGCTAAGAAGGTAGATGGAAGCAGTAAGATTGGTGATGGATCATCTTCAAAGCAACCAGAGGACAAGAAAAGGCGCGGACAGGTTAAAGCTATTCGTGAGAAGGATGAAACAAAATCTCCTGCCAAGGCTGATGACAAA GAAATGGTGTCTTCACCGAAGTCAGTCACAAAATCAATCAAAGATGATCATCACTTGCAGGAGACCCCTAAGACAAATTCCAAGAGAAAGCCTACTCCAGGCAAAGAAAAT GATTCTGATTATGGTGAGAACTTGGTTGGTTCAAAGATTAAGGTTTGGTGGCCTAAGGATCGGAT GTTTTATGATGGTGtaattgattcttttatttctaGCTCAAAGAAGCATAGG GTATTATATACAGATGGCGATGAAGAAGTGTTAAATCTTAAGAAGGAAAAGTGGGAATATATTGGAGGTGACTCTGGGTCAGATGGG GAACAAGTAGCTGATCAACCAAGTCCTGATGCTTCTTCTGAAAT CAGGCCCCCTAAGaagaaagcaaaaaataatTCTGATGAGCCAACTAAGCAAGCGAAGATGGATGCTTTACCCAAAAA TTTACCTTCTAGGGGTGGAGGTGCTTCTTCCAGCAAATCCAAAGGcacatcttcaaaatctggTCACAAATTCCGTGAAGGCAATAAAGTTGATGGCAAGTCCAAAGATGACTTTCTCAAGACTGAAAGTAAATCAGAGAATGCCAATAGTGGCAAATCGAAGGATCGTACACCTAGAAGTGGCGGTAGTAAATCAGTTGGTGCTGCTCCTAAATCAGGTGCAAAATCCAAGAAAAATGATCCAAACACACCCAAGATTGGCAAATTCAAGGATGATAATACCAGCACACCTAGAGCTTCCACCAAGTCCAAGCAAAACGCCGAAAAGACTGGAAAGTCCAAGCAAGACACGCCAAAGAGTGCCTCCCTTTCCAAGGACAAAAACCCCAAAAGTGGTGGTAAGTCTAGTGTTAATGGTACTGGCAAGATGAAATTGGACGGTTCATCAAAggcaaaagagagagaggatatgAAGGATAATTCTTCTGATTCTGCAAAGGTGCCTAGAAGTACTAAGGGGAAGTCACCGACTTCGTCGAAAGCACAGGGACGTGACTCCAAGAGTGGGAAGAAGCGCCGGAGGGGAATGACAGGTTGA